The Deinococcus wulumuqiensis R12 genome has a window encoding:
- a CDS encoding alanyl-tRNA editing protein, translating into MTRALYHEDGLHLQFSAPVTDVQGQEVALAATAFYPESGGQSSDVGALSWAGGAARVTHARKDKATGTIWHRLSGDLPPLGAEVTGEVEAAPRWRHTQRHSAEHLLAQAFRRVNPVFEVASVSITGPECHIDFLGDPAEVHIQAAETLLRGTLGRDDLTLETPIVPEDELANYPLRRESKVGGQVRLVIFRDPVGEYFDVSACGGTHVPRAAMCAPVVVLRSERVRGGQTRVVFMAGEEASEYLSGVYREARALAQSFSVPVEQLPERVDALRAELSAARADAETLRRELARHLLASAPVQGDLSLKTLTLSDPALLLPVLTQVAAGEVVAAAEPGGRCGVASGRPDVKAGELLRSALAVTGGKGGGKPDLAQGTTPDAAGFLAAVREVLGQS; encoded by the coding sequence ATGACCCGCGCCCTGTACCATGAAGACGGCCTGCACCTTCAGTTTTCTGCCCCCGTGACCGACGTGCAGGGGCAGGAAGTCGCCCTGGCCGCCACGGCCTTTTACCCCGAAAGCGGCGGCCAGAGCAGCGACGTGGGTGCCCTGAGCTGGGCAGGCGGCGCGGCGCGGGTCACGCACGCCCGCAAGGACAAGGCAACAGGCACGATTTGGCACCGTCTGTCGGGGGACTTGCCGCCACTGGGCGCGGAAGTGACCGGCGAAGTCGAAGCCGCCCCCCGCTGGCGGCACACCCAGCGCCACAGCGCCGAGCATCTGCTGGCGCAGGCGTTCCGGCGCGTGAATCCGGTGTTCGAGGTCGCCTCGGTGAGCATAACCGGCCCCGAATGCCACATCGATTTTCTGGGCGACCCTGCCGAAGTCCACATCCAGGCCGCCGAAACGTTGCTGCGCGGGACGCTGGGCAGAGACGACCTGACGCTGGAAACGCCGATTGTCCCCGAAGACGAACTGGCAAATTATCCGCTGCGCCGTGAAAGCAAGGTGGGCGGGCAGGTGCGGCTGGTTATCTTCCGCGACCCGGTGGGCGAATATTTCGACGTGAGTGCGTGCGGCGGCACCCACGTTCCCCGCGCCGCCATGTGCGCCCCGGTGGTCGTGCTGCGTTCCGAGCGGGTGCGCGGCGGTCAGACCCGCGTGGTGTTCATGGCGGGCGAGGAGGCGAGCGAGTACCTCAGCGGCGTCTACCGCGAGGCCCGCGCCCTGGCGCAGAGCTTCAGCGTCCCGGTGGAGCAGCTTCCCGAACGGGTGGACGCGCTGCGGGCCGAGTTGAGTGCCGCCCGCGCCGACGCCGAAACGCTGCGCCGCGAACTGGCGCGGCACCTGCTGGCCTCGGCCCCGGTGCAGGGTGACCTCTCCCTCAAGACGCTGACCCTGAGCGACCCCGCGCTGCTGCTGCCGGTGCTGACGCAGGTGGCGGCAGGTGAAGTGGTCGCCGCCGCCGAACCGGGCGGGCGCTGCGGCGTCGCCAGCGGACGGCCCGACGTGAAAGCAGGTGAGCTGCTGCGCTCGGCCCTGGCGGTCACGGGCGGCAAGGGCGGCGGCAAACCCGACCTCGCGCAGGGAACGACGCCCGACGCGGCAGGCTTTCTGGCGGCGGTGCGGGAGGTGCTGGGGCAGAGCTGA
- a CDS encoding quinone-dependent dihydroorotate dehydrogenase: protein MYQTVRPLLFGMDAEDAHHLTLRGLELASGLPLLPRLARTLTVPGGAALRRTLWGQTFDSPVGLAAGLDKNGQAVPAFSAFGFGFVEVGTVTPLAQSGNERPRLFRLPPDEALINRMGFNNAGAQALHDRLAALGERPAPVWVNIGKNKATPNEDAAEDYRKCVRALQDVADAFVVNVSSPNTPGLRALQAADDLAQLVRAVLEEVDAGRVRRLRRPPVLVKLAPDLHPADFEASVGAVLDAGAGGLIISNTTLSRDGLTHANREQAGGLSGRPLTARSTELVRSAYRLTRGRVPIVGVGGIFSAEDAYAKLRAGADLVEVYSALIYRGPGLVRDINAGLVRLLERDGVRNVAEVVGQG from the coding sequence ATGTACCAGACTGTTCGCCCGCTGCTGTTCGGCATGGACGCCGAGGACGCCCACCACCTCACCCTGCGCGGGCTGGAACTCGCCTCGGGTCTGCCGCTGCTCCCCCGGCTGGCCCGCACGCTGACGGTGCCGGGCGGCGCGGCGCTGCGGCGCACGCTGTGGGGGCAGACCTTCGACTCGCCGGTGGGCCTCGCGGCGGGCCTGGACAAGAACGGTCAGGCCGTCCCCGCCTTCAGTGCCTTCGGCTTCGGCTTTGTCGAGGTCGGCACGGTCACGCCGCTCGCGCAAAGTGGCAACGAGCGGCCCCGCCTCTTTCGACTGCCCCCCGACGAAGCCCTGATTAACCGCATGGGCTTCAACAACGCCGGGGCACAGGCGCTGCATGACCGCCTCGCCGCGCTGGGGGAGCGGCCTGCGCCCGTGTGGGTCAACATCGGCAAGAACAAGGCCACCCCCAACGAGGACGCCGCCGAGGACTACCGCAAATGCGTGCGTGCCCTGCAGGACGTGGCCGACGCCTTCGTGGTCAACGTGAGCAGCCCCAACACGCCGGGCTTGCGGGCGCTTCAGGCGGCGGACGACCTCGCGCAGCTCGTGCGGGCCGTGCTGGAGGAGGTGGACGCGGGCCGGGTGCGTCGCCTGCGCCGCCCGCCCGTGCTGGTCAAACTGGCCCCCGACCTGCACCCCGCCGACTTCGAGGCGAGCGTGGGCGCGGTGCTGGACGCGGGCGCGGGTGGCCTCATCATTTCCAACACCACCCTTTCCCGTGACGGCCTGACCCACGCCAATCGCGAGCAGGCCGGGGGCCTGAGCGGACGCCCGCTGACGGCCCGCTCCACCGAACTGGTGCGGAGCGCCTACCGCCTGACGCGGGGCCGGGTGCCGATTGTCGGCGTGGGCGGCATCTTCAGCGCCGAGGACGCCTACGCCAAGCTGAGAGCCGGGGCCGACCTCGTGGAGGTCTACTCGGCCCTCATCTACCGGGGGCCAGGGCTGGTGCGCGACATCAACGCCGGGCTGGTCCGGTTGCTGGAACGCGACGGCGTGCGCAACGTGGCCGAGGTGGTGGGGCAGGGGTAA
- a CDS encoding RNA-guided endonuclease InsQ/TnpB family protein has protein sequence MAITLREVTQIQTTTHLKAFRYRLRPTKAQEATLTEQLQLCRSLYNAALQERRDAYKKAGKTVTGYDQMKSLTEIKAALPEYAGVYSQVLQDVLKRLDKAFKAFFRRVRAGQTPGYPRFKGAGWYDSICYPQSGFSVSDKTAFFSKIGNIRIRLHRPLEGKLKTATITRDCGEWYVSYVCEVESQPLPETGSSVGVDVGTTYFCITSDGEFVENPRYFNSSMKALRVGQRSLSRRKRGSNRRKKAKAAVAKLHRKVARQRLDFHHKTAAKLIRENDLVAHEDLNVSGMGKGNLARSIHDVGWGQFFSLLSQKAASAARTVIAVDPRYTSQACSKCGHTCRESRVSRSRFVCQSCGHTANADWNAALNILARALPSVQNVEVMRGLRSPVLQDGE, from the coding sequence GTGGCAATCACCTTAAGGGAGGTGACGCAAATCCAAACTACCACGCATCTCAAGGCATTCCGCTATCGGCTTCGCCCTACCAAAGCGCAGGAAGCGACGTTGACCGAGCAGCTACAGCTCTGCCGCAGCCTGTACAACGCCGCTTTGCAGGAACGTCGGGACGCCTACAAGAAAGCCGGGAAGACGGTCACCGGGTACGACCAGATGAAGTCCCTGACCGAAATCAAGGCCGCGCTGCCGGAATACGCCGGGGTCTATTCGCAGGTGCTTCAGGATGTGCTCAAACGACTGGACAAAGCGTTCAAGGCGTTTTTCAGGCGCGTGAGGGCAGGGCAGACGCCCGGTTATCCCAGATTCAAGGGGGCAGGTTGGTACGATTCCATCTGCTACCCACAGTCTGGGTTCAGCGTGTCCGACAAGACGGCGTTCTTCTCCAAAATTGGGAACATTCGAATCCGGCTGCACCGCCCGCTAGAGGGCAAGCTGAAAACGGCAACCATCACGCGGGACTGCGGGGAATGGTACGTCAGCTACGTGTGCGAAGTGGAATCCCAGCCGCTTCCCGAAACGGGAAGCTCAGTGGGCGTGGACGTGGGAACGACATACTTCTGCATCACCTCCGATGGGGAGTTTGTGGAGAACCCGCGCTACTTCAACTCCAGCATGAAGGCGCTGCGGGTGGGGCAACGCTCCCTCAGCCGCAGAAAACGCGGTTCCAATCGCCGGAAGAAGGCCAAAGCTGCTGTCGCCAAGTTGCACCGCAAAGTGGCGCGGCAACGGCTGGACTTCCACCACAAGACGGCTGCCAAGCTCATCCGGGAGAACGACTTGGTGGCACACGAAGACCTGAACGTGTCGGGGATGGGCAAGGGCAACTTGGCCCGGTCAATCCACGATGTCGGTTGGGGTCAGTTCTTCTCTCTCCTGTCCCAGAAGGCTGCAAGCGCCGCTCGGACGGTTATCGCCGTAGACCCCCGCTACACCAGTCAGGCGTGCAGCAAATGCGGGCACACCTGCCGGGAGAGCCGGGTCAGTAGGTCGCGGTTTGTGTGTCAGAGTTGCGGTCATACGGCAAATGCCGACTGGAACGCCGCTCTGAACATTCTGGCAAGGGCCTTGCCATCAGTCCAGAACGTAGAAGTTATGCGTGGGCTGAGAAGCCCCGTCCTTCAGGACGGGGAGTAG
- a CDS encoding DegV family protein produces the protein MTPTDPRPFAVVTDGGMDPLPSLHNDVPVAPFSVNFGEKSYPMTEITSQWLYQELRTNPVHPTSSQPSPQQWVDAFARAGEGDILAITVSSGLSGSRNAAEQARDLSGRRVTIHDSMTISGAQSFQVHAARVAAERGESLDTALAWMRQVRDETEFYFTIETLDYLRKGGRIGRVAAAMGGLLNLKPVITVDKSDGTYANVARVRSFKGSIEAMTQQVTKRYGEGTPLRVALMYGSHPEDADAALEQLRQRHPIVWTDRAGVNPVLSVHVGPRALEVTAAPGDWPWER, from the coding sequence ATGACCCCGACTGACCCCCGCCCGTTCGCCGTCGTGACCGATGGCGGCATGGACCCGCTGCCCAGCCTGCACAACGACGTGCCGGTGGCACCTTTCTCGGTCAACTTCGGGGAAAAGTCCTACCCGATGACCGAGATCACGTCGCAGTGGCTTTATCAGGAATTGCGGACCAACCCGGTGCATCCCACCAGTTCGCAGCCTTCGCCGCAGCAGTGGGTGGACGCTTTTGCGCGGGCGGGCGAGGGCGACATTCTCGCCATCACCGTCAGCTCGGGGCTGAGCGGCAGCCGCAACGCCGCCGAGCAGGCGCGTGACCTCTCGGGGCGCCGGGTCACCATCCACGACAGCATGACCATCAGCGGGGCGCAGTCGTTTCAGGTCCACGCCGCCCGCGTCGCCGCCGAGCGGGGCGAGAGCCTGGACACCGCCCTGGCCTGGATGCGGCAGGTCCGCGACGAAACCGAGTTCTACTTCACCATCGAAACGCTGGACTACCTGCGTAAGGGCGGGCGCATCGGGCGGGTGGCGGCGGCGATGGGCGGGCTGCTCAATCTCAAGCCCGTCATCACGGTGGACAAGTCCGACGGCACCTACGCCAATGTCGCCCGCGTCCGCAGTTTCAAGGGCAGCATCGAGGCGATGACGCAGCAGGTCACCAAGCGCTACGGCGAAGGCACCCCGCTGCGCGTCGCCCTGATGTACGGCTCGCACCCCGAGGACGCCGACGCCGCGCTGGAGCAGCTCCGGCAGCGTCACCCCATCGTCTGGACGGACCGGGCGGGCGTGAACCCGGTGCTGAGCGTGCACGTCGGCCCCCGGGCGCTGGAAGTCACGGCGGCGCCGGGCGACTGGCCCTGGGAACGGTGA
- a CDS encoding NAD(P)-dependent oxidoreductase, with protein MGTLSAASAADPHAGSATTTAFLGLGAMGYPMAAHLARQAAASGGRALVWNRTEARAQKHAEHYGSEAVSLAQAARADLLFTCLPTSAEVDDLIAALTPHLRPGTVWVDCTSGHPDAARRQRERLAALGVKFLDAPVSGGTGGAEAGTLTVMLGGPADEVEAARPHLAFAGKVVRVGETGAGFAVKAINNVLLAVNLWAAGEGLAALGRGGVDLGAALSVINASSGRSNASEHLIPQRVLTREFPATFALGLLAKDAGIALDVVQSAGASAPTLAQVAGLIRAASHVVGPHEDHTAALKLIEQMNRQEIK; from the coding sequence ATGGGCACTCTTTCCGCCGCTTCCGCTGCTGACCCGCACGCGGGGAGCGCCACCACCACCGCGTTTCTGGGTCTGGGAGCGATGGGCTATCCGATGGCGGCCCATCTGGCGCGGCAGGCGGCAGCCAGCGGGGGCCGCGCCCTCGTGTGGAACCGCACCGAGGCCAGGGCGCAGAAACACGCCGAGCATTACGGCAGCGAGGCCGTTTCGTTAGCGCAGGCCGCGCGCGCCGACCTGCTGTTCACCTGCCTGCCCACCAGTGCCGAGGTGGACGACCTCATCGCCGCGTTGACCCCGCACCTGCGCCCCGGCACCGTCTGGGTGGACTGCACCAGCGGACACCCCGACGCGGCCCGGCGCCAGCGTGAGCGGCTCGCCGCGCTGGGCGTGAAGTTTCTGGACGCCCCGGTCAGCGGTGGCACGGGCGGCGCCGAGGCCGGCACCCTGACGGTGATGCTCGGCGGCCCGGCAGACGAGGTGGAGGCTGCGCGCCCGCACCTCGCCTTTGCGGGCAAGGTCGTGCGGGTGGGTGAGACCGGCGCAGGCTTCGCGGTCAAGGCCATCAACAACGTGCTGCTCGCCGTCAATCTGTGGGCGGCGGGGGAAGGGCTGGCGGCGCTCGGGCGCGGCGGCGTGGACCTCGGCGCGGCGCTGAGCGTCATCAACGCGAGCAGTGGCCGCTCCAACGCCTCGGAACACCTGATTCCCCAGCGGGTGCTGACCCGCGAGTTTCCGGCGACCTTTGCCCTCGGCCTGCTCGCCAAGGATGCCGGGATTGCGCTGGACGTGGTGCAGAGCGCCGGAGCGAGTGCCCCCACGCTGGCCCAGGTCGCGGGACTTATCCGCGCCGCGTCGCACGTGGTGGGACCCCATGAAGACCACACCGCCGCCCTCAAACTCATTGAGCAGATGAACCGCCAGGAGATCAAATGA
- the murJ gene encoding murein biosynthesis integral membrane protein MurJ yields MTVPPAAPDPHAPPQGPASPAPAPAPVPKRSLRANTLIVMAGTLGSRLSGIVRQQVINLFDTTLTDAFNVAIRVPNLMRELLAEGALVNSFIPVYKTLDAAERRRLAQSFSGLLIAINLILMALGIFAAPWVVGLLTSADANIDRAVAIYMTQLVMPFLTLISLSAVAMGLLNADEHFRESSFAPVAFNIASIAALLLLPDNATWLAFGWLIGGVAQLLVQLPALRRFGLLPEPRLGGHPALGRVLRQMAPFTLTAGARQFLNLYVTRLLTDASQFKPGTQTGYSNAEALFTMANGLFVVSPALAVFPRFSQHAAEGNWAEFRSLTVQTIRTSTFLAAPVSALLLVLAPYAVSIYNLKTAFDPNRFEAGAGILAGWALALIPWAVVTILLRTFYARERTREAVIVSAVGFVLEVGLYRLLVPGLGLFGFGLSTTISGLLMAFALALMYQRSLGFPWQAVGEHLGRVVPLAMLAGLVAWAVSRFLPAPGFFVPGLLGLAVAGGAGLLVYLLGATLLKMPEMAGLRRRLRR; encoded by the coding sequence GTGACTGTGCCGCCCGCTGCCCCCGATCCCCATGCGCCGCCCCAGGGTCCAGCCTCGCCCGCTCCCGCACCTGCTCCCGTTCCCAAAAGGTCGCTGCGGGCCAACACCCTGATTGTCATGGCCGGGACGCTCGGCTCGCGGCTGTCGGGCATCGTGCGCCAGCAGGTCATCAACCTGTTCGACACCACGCTCACCGACGCCTTCAACGTGGCGATCAGGGTGCCCAACCTGATGCGCGAACTGCTCGCCGAGGGTGCCCTGGTCAACTCGTTCATTCCGGTGTACAAGACGCTGGACGCCGCCGAGCGCCGCCGACTCGCGCAGAGCTTCAGCGGCCTCTTGATCGCCATCAATCTGATCCTGATGGCCCTGGGCATCTTCGCCGCGCCCTGGGTGGTGGGGCTGCTGACCTCGGCAGACGCCAACATCGACCGGGCGGTCGCCATCTACATGACGCAGCTCGTCATGCCGTTTCTGACCCTCATCAGCCTCTCGGCGGTGGCGATGGGGCTGCTCAACGCCGACGAACATTTCCGCGAAAGCAGCTTCGCGCCCGTCGCCTTCAACATCGCCAGCATCGCCGCGCTGCTGCTGCTGCCCGACAACGCGACCTGGCTGGCGTTCGGCTGGCTGATCGGCGGGGTGGCACAACTGCTCGTGCAGCTTCCGGCGCTGCGGCGCTTCGGCCTGCTGCCCGAGCCGCGTCTGGGGGGACACCCCGCGCTGGGGCGGGTGCTGCGGCAGATGGCTCCCTTTACCCTCACCGCCGGGGCGCGGCAGTTCCTGAACCTGTACGTGACGCGGCTGCTGACCGACGCCTCGCAGTTCAAACCCGGCACCCAGACCGGCTACAGCAATGCCGAGGCCCTGTTCACGATGGCGAACGGCCTGTTCGTGGTGTCGCCCGCGCTCGCCGTGTTTCCCCGCTTCTCGCAGCACGCCGCCGAGGGCAACTGGGCCGAGTTCCGCTCGCTCACGGTACAGACCATTCGCACGAGTACCTTTCTCGCCGCGCCGGTCAGCGCCCTGCTGCTGGTGCTCGCCCCCTACGCCGTCAGCATCTACAACCTCAAGACGGCGTTCGACCCCAACCGCTTCGAGGCCGGGGCGGGCATCCTGGCGGGGTGGGCGCTGGCGCTGATTCCCTGGGCGGTGGTGACCATTCTGCTGCGGACCTTCTACGCCCGCGAACGCACCCGCGAGGCGGTCATCGTCAGCGCCGTCGGGTTCGTGCTGGAAGTGGGGCTGTACCGGCTGCTGGTGCCTGGGCTGGGGCTGTTCGGGTTCGGCCTGAGCACCACCATCAGCGGCCTGCTGATGGCTTTCGCCCTGGCGCTGATGTACCAGCGCTCGCTGGGGTTTCCCTGGCAAGCGGTGGGCGAACACCTGGGCCGCGTGGTGCCGCTGGCGATGCTGGCCGGGCTGGTCGCCTGGGCCGTATCGCGCTTTTTGCCGGCGCCCGGCTTTTTCGTGCCGGGGTTGCTGGGGCTGGCGGTGGCGGGCGGCGCGGGGCTGCTCGTCTACCTGCTGGGCGCCACGCTGCTGAAGATGCCGGAAATGGCCGGGTTGCGGCGGCGACTGCGGCGCTGA
- the sdaAB gene encoding L-serine ammonia-lyase, iron-sulfur-dependent subunit beta, translating to MSLLDMIGPVMIGPSSSHTAGACRLGLVAHFLLGETPASAHIGLHASFAKTGRGHGTHLALIAGILGYAPHDPRLARAFGEAEAAGLKFEFEDVDLGDVHPNTAHIVLRGKTQEVTVQGSSTGGGVILVTQVQGLGVNFSGASPTLVVRYADAVGMIARVTNVIAAAGVNIATLTCTRAARGGQASTSPR from the coding sequence ATGTCCCTCCTCGACATGATTGGCCCGGTCATGATCGGCCCGAGCAGTTCCCACACGGCGGGTGCTTGCCGTCTGGGGCTGGTGGCCCATTTCCTCCTCGGTGAGACGCCCGCGAGCGCCCACATCGGCCTGCACGCTTCCTTTGCCAAGACGGGGCGCGGACACGGCACGCACCTCGCCCTCATCGCCGGGATTCTGGGCTACGCGCCGCACGACCCGCGTCTGGCCCGCGCCTTCGGGGAAGCGGAAGCCGCCGGGCTGAAGTTCGAGTTCGAGGACGTGGACCTCGGTGACGTTCACCCCAACACGGCGCACATCGTCCTCAGGGGCAAGACCCAGGAAGTCACCGTGCAGGGCAGCAGCACCGGCGGCGGCGTGATTCTGGTCACGCAGGTGCAGGGCCTGGGCGTGAATTTCAGCGGGGCGAGTCCCACGCTGGTGGTGCGCTACGCCGACGCGGTGGGCATGATCGCCCGCGTGACCAACGTCATCGCGGCGGCAGGCGTCAACATCGCCACGCTGACCTGTACCCGCGCCGCACGCGGGGGGCAGGCGTCAACATCGCCACGCTGA
- a CDS encoding FAD-dependent oxidoreductase encodes MTLYSPERPLRVAVIGSGPSGIYAAEALLKQTEFPVEVDVYDRLPTPYGLVRYGVAPDHLTIKSVTKGFEKTLSDPRVRFLGNVEFGKDLTAEDARAHYDAVMYTVGASSDRRLNIPGEDLQGSMSATEFVAWYNGHPDAATRDMLLGAEGVAVVGVGNVALDVSRILAKTVGELRESDIAPHALPALERSNVKDIYILGRRGPAQAAFTTKELREFGELSGAEPVVKPAEVQLREEEEAQVTDNVKKKNIEVLRDFAIRTPEGKERRVHLRFLVSPVEILDDGEGNVAGLKVERNRLDENGNAVGTGEYETLPVQMVLRSVGYRGVALPGVPFDEGRGVIPNEEGRVTGQIGEYTAGWIKRGPSGVVGTNRKDATDTVAHLLSDARDGKLLSPARPTRADVDALLAQKGADVFTFEDWQALDAHELAQGKEQGRPRHKVALKEEMLKLRRR; translated from the coding sequence ATGACGCTTTACTCCCCCGAACGCCCCCTGCGCGTCGCTGTCATCGGCTCCGGCCCCAGCGGAATCTACGCCGCCGAAGCGCTGCTCAAGCAGACCGAGTTTCCGGTGGAGGTGGACGTGTACGACCGCCTGCCGACCCCCTACGGCCTCGTGCGCTACGGCGTGGCGCCCGACCACCTGACCATCAAGAGCGTGACCAAGGGCTTCGAAAAGACCCTTTCCGACCCCCGCGTGCGCTTCCTCGGCAACGTGGAATTCGGCAAAGACCTGACCGCCGAGGACGCCCGCGCCCACTACGACGCGGTGATGTACACCGTCGGCGCGAGCAGTGACCGCCGCCTGAACATCCCCGGCGAAGACCTGCAAGGCTCCATGAGCGCCACCGAATTTGTCGCGTGGTACAACGGCCACCCCGACGCGGCGACCCGCGACATGCTGCTGGGCGCCGAGGGCGTGGCGGTGGTCGGCGTGGGCAACGTGGCGCTGGACGTGAGCCGCATCCTCGCCAAGACGGTGGGCGAACTGCGCGAGTCCGACATCGCCCCGCACGCGCTGCCCGCGCTGGAACGCAGCAACGTCAAGGACATTTACATCCTCGGGCGGCGCGGCCCGGCGCAGGCGGCGTTTACCACCAAGGAACTGCGCGAATTCGGCGAACTCTCGGGGGCTGAACCCGTCGTCAAGCCTGCCGAGGTACAACTGCGCGAAGAAGAGGAAGCGCAGGTCACCGACAACGTGAAGAAGAAGAACATTGAGGTGTTGCGCGACTTCGCCATCCGCACGCCCGAGGGCAAAGAGCGCCGCGTTCATCTGCGCTTTCTGGTGTCGCCCGTCGAGATTCTGGACGACGGCGAGGGAAATGTGGCGGGCCTCAAAGTGGAGCGCAACCGCCTGGACGAAAACGGGAATGCCGTCGGCACCGGCGAATACGAAACGCTGCCCGTGCAGATGGTGCTGCGTTCGGTGGGCTACCGGGGCGTGGCGCTGCCCGGCGTGCCCTTCGACGAGGGGCGCGGCGTGATTCCCAACGAGGAAGGCCGCGTGACGGGGCAAATCGGCGAGTACACCGCTGGCTGGATCAAGCGCGGCCCCAGTGGGGTGGTCGGCACCAACCGCAAGGACGCGACAGACACCGTGGCGCACCTGCTCAGTGACGCCCGCGACGGCAAACTGCTCTCACCCGCACGGCCCACCCGTGCCGACGTGGACGCACTGCTCGCGCAAAAGGGTGCCGACGTGTTCACCTTCGAGGACTGGCAGGCCCTCGACGCCCACGAACTCGCCCAGGGCAAAGAGCAGGGCCGTCCCCGGCACAAGGTGGCGCTGAAAGAAGAAATGCTGAAGCTGCGTCGGCGCTGA
- the pdxH gene encoding pyridoxamine 5'-phosphate oxidase, translating into MTDLTSMRISYTRAELRRADLKADPLAQFQTWFGEALAAELPEPYAMQVATANAAGRPSLRTVLLRGATEEGLTFYTNFESHKGLDLADNPQAEVLFYWAELERQVRAYGPVVKVPDAEADEYFHVRPRESQLAAHASDPQSAPLQNREALEAKFTALHGRFPEGTTIPRPEFWGGYRLQVQEWEFWQGRPNRMHDRFRYAREGDGWRLERLMP; encoded by the coding sequence ATGACTGATTTAACTTCTATGCGAATCTCCTACACCCGCGCCGAACTGCGCCGGGCTGACCTGAAGGCCGACCCGCTCGCCCAATTTCAGACTTGGTTTGGCGAAGCCCTCGCCGCCGAACTGCCCGAACCCTACGCCATGCAGGTCGCCACGGCGAACGCGGCGGGCCGCCCCAGCCTCCGCACCGTGCTCCTGCGGGGCGCGACCGAAGAGGGGCTGACCTTCTATACCAACTTCGAGAGCCACAAGGGGCTGGATTTGGCGGATAACCCGCAGGCCGAAGTGCTGTTCTACTGGGCCGAGCTGGAGCGGCAGGTGCGGGCTTATGGCCCGGTGGTCAAAGTGCCTGACGCCGAAGCCGACGAGTATTTCCACGTTCGCCCCCGTGAAAGCCAGCTTGCCGCGCACGCCAGCGACCCGCAAAGCGCTCCTCTCCAAAACCGGGAGGCGCTGGAAGCCAAATTCACCGCGCTGCACGGACGGTTTCCCGAAGGCACGACCATTCCGCGCCCCGAGTTCTGGGGCGGCTACCGCCTCCAGGTGCAGGAGTGGGAATTCTGGCAGGGACGGCCCAACCGGATGCACGACCGCTTCCGGTATGCGCGGGAAGGAGACGGGTGGCGTCTGGAACGGCTGATGCCCTGA
- a CDS encoding four helix bundle protein, translating into MADGEGWASALSEGGFFGFERLEVYRLSVRLAKEVYSLTRRLPADERFGLTNQLRRAATSVTLNIAEGRGRGTDRDFARFLMQARGSLYEVVSALHLTAELDYLPAQDCKEAVTLAQTLASKLTAFAQKLNPS; encoded by the coding sequence ATGGCAGATGGCGAGGGCTGGGCCTCGGCTCTTAGTGAAGGGGGATTTTTCGGCTTTGAGCGGCTGGAGGTGTATCGCCTGTCCGTACGACTGGCTAAGGAGGTCTACTCGCTGACCCGCCGCCTTCCCGCAGACGAGCGCTTCGGGCTGACCAATCAATTGCGCCGGGCCGCCACCTCAGTCACCCTCAACATCGCTGAAGGGCGGGGCCGAGGGACGGACCGTGACTTTGCGCGGTTTCTGATGCAGGCGCGGGGGTCGTTGTACGAAGTGGTCAGCGCTCTTCACCTCACCGCAGAACTGGATTACCTGCCTGCCCAGGATTGTAAGGAGGCGGTCACACTGGCTCAGACGCTCGCATCCAAATTGACCGCTTTCGCGCAAAAATTGAACCCATCATGA
- a CDS encoding DNA-formamidopyrimidine glycosylase — translation MPELPEVETTRRKIEPLLRGKVIERLAHDAPHKYPNTHLAHGKRVRALTRRGKYLLLHLAAADAAETQPHDLELIVHLGMTGGFRLEEGPHTRVTFELEGGERLYFNDPRRFGKVAAVSPGEYASMPTLAAMGPEPLSDDFTEAEFVQAAAGCGAVKVWLLSQKPVSGVGNIYADESLWLSKIHPAQTKLTADEASRLYHAVREVMHEAVERGGSSLGNGVGNYRQHDGEGGGYQTRHHAYGKTGQPCERCGTPIEKIVLGQRGTHFCPACQQVRKADS, via the coding sequence ATGCCCGAACTGCCGGAAGTGGAAACGACCCGCCGCAAAATCGAGCCGCTGCTGCGCGGCAAGGTCATCGAGCGGCTGGCCCACGACGCCCCGCACAAATACCCGAACACCCACCTCGCGCACGGCAAGCGGGTGCGTGCCCTGACCCGCCGGGGCAAATACCTGCTGCTGCACCTCGCGGCGGCGGACGCGGCGGAGACGCAGCCGCACGACCTCGAACTCATCGTCCACCTCGGCATGACGGGCGGTTTCCGGCTGGAAGAGGGGCCGCATACCCGCGTCACCTTCGAACTCGAAGGCGGCGAGCGGCTGTACTTCAACGACCCCCGGCGCTTCGGCAAGGTGGCGGCGGTGTCGCCCGGCGAGTACGCCTCCATGCCCACCCTCGCGGCGATGGGGCCGGAGCCGCTTTCGGACGACTTCACCGAGGCCGAGTTCGTGCAGGCGGCGGCGGGGTGCGGCGCGGTCAAGGTCTGGCTGCTCTCGCAAAAGCCCGTGAGCGGCGTGGGCAACATCTACGCCGACGAGAGTTTGTGGCTGTCCAAAATCCATCCCGCGCAGACGAAATTGACTGCCGACGAAGCGTCCCGGCTCTATCACGCGGTGCGCGAAGTGATGCACGAGGCGGTCGAGCGGGGCGGCAGTTCGCTCGGCAACGGCGTCGGCAACTACCGCCAGCACGACGGGGAGGGCGGCGGCTACCAGACCCGGCACCACGCCTACGGCAAGACCGGGCAGCCGTGCGAACGCTGCGGCACCCCCATCGAGAAAATCGTGCTGGGGCAGCGGGGGACGCATTTTTGCCCTGCTTGTCAGCAGGTGAGAAAGGCGGATAGCTGA